In Magnetococcales bacterium, one genomic interval encodes:
- a CDS encoding ABC transporter ATP-binding protein: MIMVNGHGIDGKDRQMTGQGSYILATEGLTVKFRSESGWFSAVDDLSFKLCQGEVLGVVGESGCGKSVTCKALMRLHDDGVQSGKIFLDNIDIATLDERSLSRIRGRRIAMIFQNPMSSLNPVLSIGRQMTEIIRHHKGMSKEESRKDATNLLVRMGVSNAEDRLSQYPHQQSGGINQRIAIAMALSCNPDVLLADEPTASLDPTIQLQIQDLFRELKGRLSILLVSHNLGTIHDLADRVIVMYKGMIVEEQFAGEFFESPKHPYSKALLSAIPFLNRGGS; this comes from the coding sequence ATGATCATGGTAAACGGTCACGGTATCGACGGCAAAGATCGGCAAATGACGGGCCAAGGTTCATATATTTTGGCCACGGAAGGTCTGACCGTTAAATTTCGCTCGGAATCGGGATGGTTTTCGGCTGTTGATGATCTTTCATTCAAATTGTGTCAAGGGGAGGTTCTTGGCGTCGTCGGTGAGTCGGGTTGCGGGAAGAGCGTAACCTGTAAAGCGCTTATGCGGCTTCATGATGATGGAGTCCAAAGTGGTAAGATTTTTTTGGACAACATCGATATAGCTACATTAGACGAGCGGTCACTGAGTCGAATACGCGGCAGACGTATTGCCATGATATTCCAAAACCCGATGTCGTCTCTCAATCCGGTTCTCTCGATCGGACGACAGATGACCGAGATCATTCGGCACCATAAAGGGATGAGCAAGGAGGAGTCCCGGAAGGACGCTACGAACTTGTTGGTTCGCATGGGCGTTTCCAATGCCGAAGATCGGCTTTCACAATATCCCCATCAACAGAGCGGGGGCATCAATCAGCGTATCGCCATTGCCATGGCGCTTTCATGCAACCCAGATGTGTTGCTTGCCGATGAGCCGACGGCATCGTTGGATCCGACCATCCAACTACAGATTCAGGATCTTTTTCGAGAGCTGAAGGGACGATTGAGCATTCTGCTGGTCAGCCATAATCTTGGAACAATCCACGACCTGGCCGATCGGGTGATCGTAATGTACAAGGGTATGATCGTTGAAGAGCAGTTTGCCGGGGAATTTTTCGAATCACCGAAGCATCCATATTCGAAGGCATTGCTGTCGGCTATTCCGTTCTTGAATCGCGGGGGCAGTTGA